From the Montipora capricornis isolate CH-2021 chromosome 2, ASM3666992v2, whole genome shotgun sequence genome, one window contains:
- the LOC138020114 gene encoding uncharacterized protein, whose protein sequence is MADDILQEKLFNFLCGSGGFVDLSVLLRRSSPLGSRKSANEAVIWLENQRTFALVKDGKGKVLGVRVDFKKKLCQQYISTGYCRKKEGFCKHWHICKKFIEGKCDSYFGCEFSHNFHEGANSKMLQELCLVKYSNRALRNIVAWSLPQVCQWYLRGECSSYKCSYVHICVKAIQGFSCGCSLSHSLDDTRHNLFVLKQYDLVPSNKVLNAAFVRCSVLFLGKDRPFVKQENASLGNNGLKNQSEEDFAPSEDDFSTPENASLGTNGLENSAWEEDFSPSKDHFSTPENASLGTNGLENPEEDFVASEDDISTPENASLGTNGLKNPEEDVVASEDDFSTPENASLGTNGLENPEEDFAASEDDFSTPKNASLGTNGLKNPEEDFVASEDDFSTPKNASLGTNGLENPEEDFVASEDDFSTPVVATDIQTQNTGMTITSPVTGKSETENKLSQNDMTKDSAATYAANIFPSSRFRDAGASDNLFRRLCKEFKCSVPLSVLHDKKVVLPSELNDFMNILQENRDKFLVIRNVQGVIHQISAFCPKLRLCSNYVSAVNECKTENCPYFHLCKDFIKGCCIYGENCSQGHSFQNKRDRNTLLQLKLDGFTNGQLRQLLLASSPQVCIDYNGGTCMLGPLCSRVHICKEFVMNTCSREGRCLLDHNRAFETKHTILLLQKFKLGSIPCEKQLKAIFACGGEDHGRSTKGEAWSDSIDVTINTSRDNLIEAMRELETGVTRKTSETKAVDENSAEPKTNRMAALTSPRNDSVSPENTNEPSLNGKQSATGVTTQTLTGKNVGANSTEPKANRMDVTSPRSYSVVPESKNEVTLNMKRSESSTGINCFPDKWHVFQCLCTEYDCSTSFTAIGSRTDLFPHGIESARSWFRRTEGSFLVTDSDTTEGEISRVEAFSSDLRLCLSWIERQTCHQCDCQYFHVCKSYITDSCTRGTSCPMNHNFHTKKDQALLSKVRLDSLTEQQLRKLALQSSPQVCEEYNNSICTSGSSCLKIHICNGYLRKNCKGTWRCGLEHESAFSTKQTKAVLQRLSFNSINTPDLLKLILESRRCLSSQDKTNRHIHVDEPNVPICSSFLVGDCAKGIRCLNHHCALPYHWQYKVPNVDAWNSFSDEDNATLERLYCDINVETRMKFKPVEPLDFSLAERGVVSLVQGYTITIDLDDMIMFLAPLKSQGSVISQLRRLSTEEGAVDPCGTMSMSWTWYWEENDHTWRTYDKDRSGRDLQHLVEQAYQDYLKQGQVREKFGFATAEQEYDLFFYPSGMHQVNLKTAKKRRVRRRPGKVISKENIEDLKWQYGDPSVKEEVRRQLRAENKYFLSHWSSMPPNASYYCTSVDPLEFKKLEQLFRRTMKDYAKIIAINGVQNLGLMEKYCRKKEKMLAAAAGNHQQVNEKRLFHGTSSDAVEAICKHNFSWCLHGKNTTNYGEGSYFARDASYSHAFAEKNAFGYHEMFVAKVLVGSYTKGHSSYRRPPPKIPSDPVSDLYDSCVDDQSDPSIFVIFDTDQLYPEYIVKYSTVSHPASSSTYHSLPNPSISQSRALPRASVTVAREPPKPSSSQTQALTEANVTTTCVGPNPSSTLKQVPPQTSVTATRGNPKSASFLTELVFRVMTPGQSPPPSANASQSCDPRHHSLKASVGGEASANTTQQSTSLSASGYSSSEAHTSSTEYSTSELPGLEKKKEKCLVS, encoded by the exons ATGGCGGATGATATTTTGCAGGAGAAACTATTCAATTTTCTTTGCGGCAGCGGAGGTTTTGTCGACCTGTCTGTTCTTCTGAGGCGTTCTTCACCACTTGGAAGCAGAAAATCGGCAAACGAGGCTGTGATCTGGTTGGAAAATCAGAGAACATTTGCATTGGTGAAAGATGGGAAAGGCAAGGTCTTGGGCGTTCGGGTCGATTTCAAGAAGAAACTTTGCCAGCAATATATCTCCACAGGATATTGCCGAAAGAAGGAAGGTTTTTGCAAACACTGGCATATCTGCAAAAAGTTCATCGAAGGCAAATGTGATTCGTACTTTGGTTGTGAATTTTCCCATAATTTCCACGAGGGTGCCAACAGCAAAATGTTGCAGGAACTTTGCCTAGTGAAATATTCCAACAGAGCGCTGAGGAACATCGTGGCATGGAGCCTGCCACAGGTTTGTCAGTGGTATTTAAGAGGTGAATGCAGCTCATATAAGTGTTCCTATGTTCATATTTGTGTCAAAgcaattcaagggttttcatgTGGATGTTCACTGTCACACAGTCTGGATGACACTCGGCATAACTTGTTTGTGCTCAAGCAGTACGACTTAGTACCGTCAAATAAGGTATTAAATGCGGCCTTTGTGCGTTGCAGTGTTTTATTTCTTGGGAAGGACCGACCTTTCGTAAAACAAGAGAACGCAAGCCTTGGGAATAATGGTCTTAAAAACCAATCAGAGGAGGATTTTGCCCCCTCGGAAGACGACTTTAGTACACCAGAGAACGCAAGCCTTGGGACTAATGGTCTTGAAAACTCAGCCTGGGAGGAGGATTTTTCCCCCTCGAAAGACCACTTTAGTACACCAGAGAACGCAAGCCTTGGGACTAATGGTCTTGAAAACCCAGAGGAAGATTTTGTCGCCTCGGAAGACGACATTAGTACACCAGAGAACGCAAGCCTTGGGACTAATGGTCTTAAAAACCCAGAGGAGGATGTTGTCGCCTCGGAAGACGACTTTAGTACACCAGAGAACGCAAGCCTTGGGACTAATGGTCTTGAAAACCCAGAGGAGGATTTTGCCGCCTCGGAAGACGACTTTAGTACACCAAAGAACGCAAGCCTTGGGACTAATGGTCTTAAAAACCCAGAGGAGGATTTTGTCGCCTCGGAAGACGACTTTAGTACACCAAAGAACGCAAGCCTTGGGACTAATGGTCTTGAAAACCCAGAGGAAGATTTTGTCGCCTCGGAAGACGACTTTAGTACACCAGTAGTGGCAACTGATATCCAAACACAAAATACGGGGATGACAATAACATCTCCCGTCACCGGGAAATCGGAAACAGAAAATAAGCTTTCTCAGAACGACATGACCAAAGACAGCGCTGCAACTTACGCTGCTAATATATTTCCGAGCAGTAGATTCCGCGACGCCGGGGCTTCTGATAATCTGTTTCGTCGCCTTTGCAAAGAATTTAAGTGCTCAGTGCCCTTGTCCGTCCTACACGACAAAAAAGTAGTACTTCCAAGTGAACTTAACGATTTCATGAATATTCTTCAGGAAAACCGCGATAAGTTTTTGGTAATTCGAAATGTGCAAGGAGTCATTCAtcaaatttcagctttttgcCCCAAACTTCGTTTGTGTAGTAATTATGTCTCTGCGGTTAATGAATGCAAGACGGAAAATTGTCCTTACTTTCATCTCTGTAAAGATTTCATCAAGGGCTGTTGCATTTACGGAGAGAATTGTTCACAGGGCCACTCATTTCAAAACAAGAGAGACCGCAACACCCTTTTACAACTTAAATTAGACGGATTTACAAACGGGCAACTCCGTCAGCTTTTGCTTGCATCGTCTCCTCAAGTTTGCATCGATTATAACGGAGGCACATGCATGCTCGGCCCCCTTTGTTCTCGAGTACACATttgtaaagaatttgttatGAATACCTGCTCTAGGGAAGGTCGTTGTCTTTTGGATCACAATCGAGCTTTTGAAACGAAACATACAATTTTATTGCTTCAAAAGTTTAAGCTTGGCTCGATCCCCTgtgaaaaacaattgaaagctaTCTTTGCTTGTGGAGGAGAGGACCATGGGCGGTCAACAAAAGGTGAAGCATGGTCGGATTCAATCGATGTCACAATCAATACGTCAAGAGATAACTTAATTGAGGCAATGAGAGAATTGGAGACTGGAGTTACCAGGAAAACGTCAGAAACGAAAGCCGTAGATGAGAATTCCGCTGAGCCCAAAACGAACAGAATGGCTGCCCTTACAAGTCCCAGGaatgatagtgtctctccggaAAATACGAATGAACCTTCGTTAAACGGGAAACAATCAGCGACTGGCGTTACCACGCAAACGTTAACAGGGAAAAACGTTGGTGCAAATTCCACTGAGCCCAAAGCGAACAGAATGGATGTTACAAGTCCCAGGAGTTACAGTGTCGTTCCGGAAAGTAAGAATGAAGTTACTTTGAACATGAAGAGATCGGAGAGTAGCACAGGGATCAATTGCTTTCCAGACAAGTGGCACGTGTTCCAGTGCCTGTGTACAGAATATGACTGCTCGACATCTTTCACAGCTATTGGCAGCCGAACGGACCTGTTCCCACATGGAATAGAAAGCGCTAGATCATGGTTCCGAAGGACCGAGGGGAGCTTTCTTGTCACGGATAGTGACACAACAGAAGGAGAGATTTCACGAGTTGAAGCTTTTTCCTCTGATTTACGCCTTTGCTTGAGCTGGATTGAAAGACAGACATGCCACCAATGTGACTGTCAGTACTTCCATGTCTGTAAAAGTTATATCACCGACTCTTGTACCCGCGGAACATCATGTCCAATGAACCACAATTTCCACACCAAGAAAGACCAAGCTTTGCTGTCGAAAGTAAGGCTTGACTCATTGACAGAGCAACAGCTGCGTAAACTTGCTTTGCAATCTTCTCCCCAGGTTTGTGAGGAGTACAATAACAGCATTTGTACAAGCGGCAGTTCTTGTCTCAAGATTCACATATGTAACGGCTATTTGCGAAAAAACTGCAAGGGGACATGGCGATGTGGCCTTGAACATGAAAGTGCCTTCAGCACGAAGCAAACCAAAGCAGTTCTACAACGCCTTAGTTTTAACAGCATCAATACACCAGACTTGTTGAAGTTAATTCTCGAGAGTAGGCGCTGCTTGTCAAGCCAAGATAAAACAAATC GCCATATCCATGTGGACGAACCAAATGTACCCATCTGCTCCTCTTTTCTCGTTGGTGACTGTGCGAAAGGTATAAGGTGCTTAAACCATCACTGCGCTTTACCTTACCATTGGCAATACAAAGTCCCCAACGTTGACGCATGGAACAGTTTTAGCGACGAGGACAACGCAACACTGGAAAGGCTATATTGTGATATAAACGTTGAAACAAGAATGAAATTTAAGCCTGTCGAGCCTTTAGACTTTTCTTTGGCTGAAAG GGGAGTTGTTTCACTTGTTCAAGGGTATACAATCACTATCGACTTGGATGACATGATCATGTTCCTGGCACCTCTAAAATCTCAAGGCAGTGTCATAAGTCAATTAAGACGTCTGTCTACGGAGGAAGGCGCCGTTGATCCATGTGGCACAATGTCAATGAGCTGGACTTGGTACTGGGAGGAAAATGACCATACCTGGCGCACATATGACAAAGACCGTTCA GGAAGAGACCTCCAACACCTGGTGGAACAGGCTTATCAGGACTATTTAAAGCAAGGACAAGTGAGAGAGAAATTCGGGTTTGCAACTGCAGAGCAGGAGTACGACTTGTTCTTTTATCCAAGTGGAATGCATCAAGTCAACTTGAAAACCGCCAAGAAAAGACGAGTCAGGAGACGACCAGGCAAGGTCATATCCAAAGAAAACATCGAGGACTTAAAGTG GCAGTACGGAGATCCTTCGGTTAAGGAAGAAGTACGCAGACAACTTCGGGCAGAGAATAAGTATTTTCTGAGCCATTGGTCTTCAATGCCACCCAATGCGTCATATTATTGCACTTCGGTAGACCCATTGGAATTCAAAAAGCTGGAGCAGCTGTTCAGACGAACCATGAAAGACTACGCAAAGATAATCGCGATTAATGGCGTCCAGAACCTTGGTCTGATGGAGAAATACTGCAG gaaaaaagaaaaaatgttagCAGCTGCGGCAGGCAACCACCAACAGGTCAACGAGAAGCGATTGTTCCACGGAACCAGCTCAGATGCCGTGGAGGCCATCTGCAAACATAATTTTAGCTGGTGTTTACACGGAAAGAACACAACCAACTACGGCGAGGGGAGCTATTTTGCAAGGGATGCCTCTTACAGCCATGCTTTTGCTGAGAAAAACGCCTTTGGGTATCATGAGATGTTTGTAGCCAAAGTCCTAGTTGGTTCATACACAAAGGGTCACTCCAGTTATCGAAGACCGCCTCCGAAAATCCCTTCTGATCCCGTGAGCGATCTTTACGATTCATGCGTGGATGATCAATCAGATCCATCGATTTTCGTTATATTTGACACCGATCAACTTTACCCAGAGTACATCGTAAAGTATTCGACAGTGTCTCATCCCGCTTCTTCCAGCACATACCATAGCTTGCCGAATCCCTCTATCTCCCAGTCAAGAGCTTTACCTCGAGCAAGTGTAACCGTAGCAAGAGAACCACCGAAACCTTCAAGCTCCCAAACACAGGCCCTTACCGAAGCAAACGTAACCACGACATGTGTAGGACCAAATCCATCGAGCACCCTAAAACAGGTCCCACCTCAAACAAGTGTAACTGCGACACGTGGAAACCCGAAATCTGCAAGCTTCCTAACAGAACTTGTATTCCGAGTGATGACGCCTGGTCAATCACCACCTCCTAGCGCTAATGCCTCACAGAGTTGTGATCCTCGTCACCATTCATTGAAAGCCTCAGTGGGCGGGGAGGCTTCTGCTAACACTACGCAGCAATCTACTTCATTAAGTGCATCAGGCTATTCCTCATCAGAAGCTCACACATCTTCTACAGAATACAGTACAAGTGAGTTGCCTGGCTtggaaaagaagaaggaaaagtgTTTGGTTTCTTGA